From a region of the Aeoliella mucimassa genome:
- the pyrE gene encoding orotate phosphoribosyltransferase: MYDREKLKDLIRQHALKFGDFTLASGKKASYYLDCRQVTLQAEALPLVGAGMLELMADDMPELVGGMVIGADPITASILTIAGQQGQPLRGIMVRKEAKGHGTKKFVEGPYREGERVVIVEDVVTTGGSSLRAIEYCEEVGLKVERVLAIVDRLEGGKQAFADKGYELTTLFTVEDFGITVE; this comes from the coding sequence ATGTACGACCGCGAAAAACTGAAGGATCTCATCCGCCAACACGCCTTGAAGTTCGGTGATTTCACCCTGGCTTCGGGCAAGAAAGCGAGCTACTACCTCGATTGTCGGCAGGTCACCCTGCAGGCCGAGGCGTTGCCGCTGGTGGGTGCTGGCATGCTCGAACTGATGGCCGACGACATGCCCGAACTCGTGGGTGGCATGGTGATCGGTGCCGATCCGATTACCGCGTCGATCCTCACCATCGCTGGCCAGCAAGGCCAACCGCTGCGGGGCATCATGGTTCGTAAGGAAGCCAAGGGCCATGGCACCAAGAAGTTTGTCGAAGGTCCTTATCGCGAAGGCGAACGCGTGGTCATCGTCGAAGACGTGGTGACCACCGGCGGTTCGAGCCTGAGAGCGATTGAATACTGCGAAGAAGTTGGCTTGAAAGTCGAGCGCGTGCTGGCCATTGTCGACCGCCTGGAAGGTGGCAAACAAGCCTTTGCCGACAAAGGTTATGAACTAACCACGCTGTTTACCGTGGAAGATTTCGGCATCACTGTCGAGTAA
- the miaE gene encoding tRNA-(ms[2]io[6]A)-hydroxylase, with protein sequence MLHLQSTTSQRWFDQVDQSLPEILIDHAHCEKKAAGTAMNLIFAYVDDIELCREMTLIVNEELEHFHMVIDLLDRRGIKFRRLKPSSYGRQLNDLVRTGEPERAVDRLLVAGLIEARSCERFSALADHVQDAELAEFYRSLFESEARHHTTYTRLAKHFASEEVVMQRLDELAAAEAEIIGHGEDLPRMHS encoded by the coding sequence ATGCTTCACCTGCAGTCTACTACCTCCCAGCGTTGGTTCGACCAAGTTGACCAATCGTTGCCCGAGATTCTTATCGATCATGCCCATTGTGAGAAAAAAGCGGCCGGCACTGCGATGAATTTGATCTTCGCGTACGTCGACGACATCGAACTCTGCCGCGAAATGACGCTGATTGTCAACGAAGAGCTGGAGCACTTTCACATGGTGATCGACTTGCTCGATCGCCGGGGAATCAAGTTCCGGCGGCTGAAACCTTCGAGCTATGGCCGCCAACTGAACGACTTGGTCCGCACCGGCGAGCCCGAAAGGGCGGTCGATCGACTGTTGGTCGCGGGGCTGATTGAAGCCCGTAGCTGCGAGCGGTTCTCGGCCTTGGCCGATCATGTGCAGGATGCGGAACTGGCGGAGTTTTACCGCAGCTTGTTTGAGTCGGAAGCCCGCCATCACACCACCTACACACGACTGGCCAAGCACTTTGCCAGCGAAGAGGTGGTGATGCAGCGTCTGGACGAACTGGCCGCCGCCGAGGCCGAAATCATTGGCCATGGCGAAGACTTGCCGCGGATGCACAGCTAA
- a CDS encoding PAS domain-containing protein: MASSSSVTSSMLSDPKSRSAFEQLLITLSKRFINLPIEAIDDDIVEALSQVGDYTGVDRCFVYLLNEADGEWAHLTHEWVAEGVTPHKQGMQPLHVGPLRWLMDQLSAGLIVHVANRDKLPDEAESLRVLYEALQIRSALLLPLMTRGKFVGALGLSCTTVSKIWSEENVSLLRIVGEIVMNAIDRHRSYSKLQASREQYRSVVQDLTNYIVRWKPDGTPLFVNSALCRFWQMSEEEFLAKNIFEHFPPDEASQIRQKISILTIDNPFNTQEHHMQLSDGTVGWHEWSDRGLFDSEGNLVEIQSIGRDITQQKRAREELEYRQQLENLILMLTLRFINLPPDRLEHEITDALREVSEFVGGERTYIYVMNEETDAADLSYQWVADDAVPTPSSLLRLPLDEHLWAVESFKQGQPVVINHLDDLPKEAENLRQMLKEIRSVSLITVPVLLHSRLYATFSITGANDNNPWNKDTIYLLRLIGEVFVNAMERKAAEEALANSEERLRSTIDAVADGFYDWNITTGEVYVSDNWLENRGLLAGANIWTLEDWQAFIHPEDRLRVVELLDTHLQGRTTAFECEYRVRMPGDKFRWTLDRGRVIERDGQSKPLRMVGVDRDITDQLADRERLQQADARLAHLSRVAMMGEIVAGIAHEVNQPLHAAATFASAVNTAISNRDPDCMDRVAEMVQKISKQINRAADIIRRMREFVRPRPVRMAKFDLNELIRESAEMPGFGSHCKNIRLSFDLDESLSPVIGDRIQVQQVIVNLLRNAFDACHMAAEKCSHSPVVIVRTLPFEERILMQVVDNGCGLTTDTEIEPLFNAFQTNKEEGMGMGLALCRSIVASHHGKIWGELNSDHGMTFSVLLPSDSERERG; the protein is encoded by the coding sequence ATGGCATCTTCTTCTTCCGTCACCTCGTCGATGCTCAGCGACCCGAAATCCCGTTCGGCGTTTGAGCAATTGCTGATTACGCTCAGCAAGCGATTCATCAACCTGCCGATCGAGGCGATCGACGACGACATTGTCGAAGCCCTCAGCCAGGTTGGCGACTACACCGGGGTCGACCGCTGCTTTGTCTACTTGCTGAACGAAGCAGATGGCGAGTGGGCGCACCTTACCCACGAATGGGTGGCCGAGGGAGTGACCCCGCACAAGCAAGGCATGCAACCGCTGCACGTGGGCCCGCTGCGGTGGCTGATGGACCAACTCTCGGCTGGCCTAATCGTGCACGTGGCCAACCGCGACAAGCTGCCCGACGAAGCCGAGTCGCTGCGGGTGTTGTACGAAGCATTGCAGATACGCTCTGCATTGCTGCTGCCGCTGATGACTCGCGGCAAGTTTGTGGGGGCCTTGGGGCTATCGTGCACCACGGTAAGCAAGATCTGGTCGGAAGAGAACGTAAGCCTGCTGCGCATCGTTGGCGAAATCGTCATGAATGCGATCGACCGCCATCGCTCGTACAGCAAGCTACAAGCCAGTCGCGAGCAATACCGTTCGGTCGTACAGGATCTCACCAACTACATCGTGCGATGGAAACCCGATGGCACCCCACTGTTCGTGAACAGTGCGCTCTGTCGGTTTTGGCAGATGTCAGAAGAGGAGTTTCTGGCCAAGAACATCTTCGAACACTTCCCTCCCGACGAAGCCAGCCAGATCCGGCAAAAGATCTCGATTCTCACGATCGACAATCCGTTCAACACCCAAGAGCACCACATGCAGCTCTCCGACGGAACCGTCGGCTGGCACGAATGGTCGGATCGCGGATTGTTCGACTCGGAGGGAAACCTGGTCGAGATTCAATCGATCGGCCGCGACATCACGCAGCAAAAGCGCGCACGGGAAGAGCTCGAATACCGTCAGCAGCTAGAGAATCTGATTCTCATGCTGACGCTGAGATTCATCAACTTGCCGCCCGATCGGCTCGAGCACGAGATCACCGACGCCCTCCGCGAAGTCAGCGAATTCGTCGGCGGCGAGCGGACCTACATCTACGTAATGAACGAAGAGACCGACGCGGCGGATCTTTCGTACCAGTGGGTTGCCGACGATGCGGTACCGACTCCCAGCAGCCTGCTACGACTTCCCTTGGACGAGCATCTGTGGGCGGTGGAGTCTTTCAAGCAAGGGCAACCGGTGGTCATCAACCACCTGGACGACCTGCCCAAAGAAGCCGAGAACCTTAGGCAAATGCTCAAGGAAATCCGCTCGGTGTCGCTAATCACCGTACCGGTGCTGCTCCATAGTCGGCTCTATGCAACATTCAGCATTACCGGAGCGAACGACAACAATCCTTGGAATAAAGACACGATCTATCTGCTGCGGCTCATCGGCGAAGTATTCGTGAATGCCATGGAACGCAAGGCAGCCGAAGAAGCACTGGCCAACAGCGAAGAACGGCTGCGGTCGACAATCGACGCGGTTGCCGATGGTTTCTACGACTGGAACATCACCACCGGCGAAGTGTATGTGAGCGACAACTGGCTCGAGAATCGCGGGCTGCTCGCGGGCGCAAATATCTGGACGCTCGAAGACTGGCAAGCATTCATCCACCCCGAGGATCGGCTGCGAGTAGTCGAACTGCTCGACACCCACCTACAGGGGCGTACGACTGCTTTCGAGTGCGAGTACCGAGTGCGGATGCCAGGCGATAAGTTTCGCTGGACACTCGACCGTGGGCGGGTGATCGAACGCGATGGCCAGAGCAAACCGCTTCGTATGGTGGGGGTCGATCGCGACATCACCGACCAACTGGCCGACCGCGAACGCCTGCAACAGGCCGACGCCCGGCTGGCGCATCTGTCGCGGGTTGCCATGATGGGCGAGATCGTGGCCGGCATCGCCCACGAGGTCAATCAACCGCTCCACGCAGCGGCCACGTTTGCCTCGGCCGTGAACACGGCGATTTCGAATCGCGATCCCGATTGCATGGACCGCGTGGCCGAAATGGTGCAGAAAATCTCGAAGCAAATCAATCGCGCGGCCGACATCATTCGTCGCATGCGCGAATTTGTTCGCCCTCGCCCGGTACGCATGGCCAAGTTCGATCTGAACGAACTGATCCGCGAATCGGCCGAGATGCCTGGTTTTGGCTCGCATTGCAAGAACATTCGGCTGTCGTTCGACCTCGACGAATCGCTAAGCCCGGTGATCGGTGACCGGATTCAGGTGCAGCAGGTCATCGTCAATCTGCTCCGCAATGCGTTTGACGCCTGCCATATGGCAGCCGAAAAATGTTCGCACAGCCCAGTGGTGATCGTTCGCACGTTGCCGTTCGAGGAGCGAATCCTCATGCAGGTGGTAGACAATGGTTGTGGGCTGACTACCGACACCGAAATCGAGCCGCTATTCAACGCCTTCCAGACCAATAAGGAGGAAGGCATGGGCATGGGCCTCGCCTTATGTCGATCGATCGTGGCTAGTCATCATGGGAAGATTTGGGGAGAATTGAACTCCGACCATGGAATGACCTTCTCTGTTTTGCTCCCCTCCGACTCGGAGCGTGAACGTGGCTGA
- a CDS encoding 3-oxoacyl-ACP synthase III family protein encodes MGESEAINVQVSRGPLNRLMGVQVIGSGSYLPDNVVTNEDLSQLGCDSDWIIQRTGIRERRHVPPGMTTSDLATEAAKRAIAAAGIDKSEIDLLILGTFTPDHPIPQTATTTQHDLGLSNCPAMDISAACAGFVYSFITAAQFVANGTSKYALVIGADANSRVLNPNDKITYPLFGDGAGAVVLAKGSDEQGMLAYTMGADGAGTKLLYREMGGAKVPYEPSDDKSHCPWLVSMEGRPIFKWAVRLIEDNFAQVCEAAKVDYSDVKLWFMHQANQRIIDYAVNSCGISSEQVPVHLDRYGNTSAGSIPIALDEALAAGRIERGDLVMFCGFGAGLSWATTLIRW; translated from the coding sequence TTGGGCGAGTCGGAAGCGATCAATGTACAAGTCAGCCGTGGACCACTGAACCGCCTGATGGGCGTGCAGGTGATTGGTTCTGGCAGTTATTTGCCCGACAACGTGGTTACCAACGAAGACCTCAGTCAGCTCGGGTGCGACAGCGACTGGATCATCCAGCGAACCGGCATTCGCGAACGCCGGCATGTTCCGCCGGGCATGACGACCAGCGATCTGGCAACCGAAGCCGCCAAGCGGGCGATCGCAGCGGCCGGCATCGACAAGAGCGAAATCGACCTGCTGATCCTCGGCACGTTCACGCCCGACCATCCGATTCCCCAGACGGCCACCACCACGCAGCACGACCTTGGCTTAAGCAACTGTCCCGCGATGGACATTTCGGCCGCGTGTGCGGGCTTCGTCTACTCGTTCATCACTGCCGCACAGTTCGTCGCCAACGGAACCAGCAAGTACGCTTTGGTGATCGGGGCCGACGCGAACAGCCGGGTGCTGAACCCTAACGACAAAATCACCTACCCGCTATTCGGCGATGGAGCCGGTGCGGTGGTGCTCGCCAAAGGCTCCGACGAGCAAGGCATGCTTGCTTACACCATGGGAGCCGACGGCGCAGGCACCAAGCTACTGTATCGCGAGATGGGTGGGGCCAAGGTGCCTTACGAACCTTCGGACGATAAGTCGCACTGCCCTTGGCTGGTGAGCATGGAAGGGCGCCCCATCTTCAAATGGGCGGTCCGCTTGATCGAAGACAACTTCGCGCAAGTGTGCGAAGCGGCCAAGGTCGACTACAGCGACGTGAAGCTGTGGTTCATGCACCAGGCCAACCAGCGAATCATCGACTACGCGGTCAACTCCTGCGGCATCTCGTCGGAGCAGGTACCAGTGCACCTCGACCGCTACGGCAATACGTCGGCCGGAAGCATTCCGATCGCGCTCGACGAAGCCTTGGCCGCCGGCAGAATCGAACGGGGCGACCTGGTGATGTTCTGCGGTTTCGGCGCAGGACTCTCGTGGGCGACCACGCTCATTCGCTGGTAA